One window of Nocardia sp. NBC_00508 genomic DNA carries:
- the ureG gene encoding urease accessory protein UreG produces the protein MPPHLIDGEPHDHSHDRPKRARTPGEALRIGIGGPVGSGKTALVAALCRQLRGELSVAVLTNDIYTTEDADFLRRHAVLPDERITAVQTGGCPHTAIRDDITANLDAIDDLIAANPPLDLILVESGGDNLTATFSSGLIDVQIFVVDVAGGDKVPRKGGPGVTFSDLLVVNKTDLAPLVGADLGVMERDAARVRAGRPTVLVSLTEDPAATPVLDWVRERLRAVAEQDRADTGESAVAH, from the coding sequence ATGCCCCCGCACCTGATCGACGGTGAGCCGCACGACCATAGTCACGATCGGCCCAAGCGGGCTCGCACCCCTGGCGAGGCGCTGCGCATCGGCATCGGCGGCCCGGTCGGTTCCGGCAAGACCGCTCTGGTGGCCGCGCTGTGCAGGCAGCTGCGCGGCGAGCTGTCGGTGGCCGTCCTGACCAACGACATCTACACGACCGAGGACGCCGACTTCCTGCGCAGGCACGCGGTACTCCCCGACGAGCGGATCACCGCCGTGCAGACCGGCGGCTGCCCGCACACCGCCATCCGCGACGACATCACCGCCAACCTCGACGCCATCGACGATCTGATCGCGGCCAACCCGCCGCTGGATCTGATCCTCGTCGAATCCGGTGGCGACAATCTCACCGCGACCTTCTCCTCCGGTCTGATCGATGTGCAGATCTTCGTCGTCGACGTAGCGGGCGGCGACAAGGTACCGCGCAAAGGCGGTCCCGGCGTGACCTTCTCGGATCTGCTGGTGGTCAACAAGACCGATCTCGCCCCGCTGGTCGGCGCGGATCTGGGCGTGATGGAGCGCGACGCCGCGCGGGTGCGTGCGGGCCGCCCGACCGTACTGGTCTCGCTCACCGAGGACCCGGCGGCGACGCCGGTGCTGGACTGGGTCCGCGAGCGATTACGTGCGGTGGCAGAGCAGGACCGGGCGGACACCGGCGAATCCGCTGTCGCGCATTGA
- a CDS encoding urease accessory protein UreD, with amino-acid sequence MRTEVRIVATAAALPEIHASGGLSARRTGPRTIHLIGTAATPLGGDELDIVVVVAPGAELTVRSVAATLALPGPTTPLSFARWHLEVGSGAALDFDPEPMIVAGSARHHTVTTIRLASDARLRMRERVQIGRTGEDSGEWRGDLVADVGAIPLLRHRLALGAGTPADDALSAPRAVESELVYPDGCAAATTGLTQTRLPLAAGGSLFTRTGPLLAVSE; translated from the coding sequence TTGCGCACCGAGGTACGGATCGTCGCCACCGCGGCGGCGCTCCCGGAGATCCACGCGAGCGGTGGGCTGTCGGCTCGCCGCACCGGTCCACGGACAATTCATCTGATCGGCACCGCCGCCACACCGCTCGGTGGTGACGAGCTCGACATCGTCGTCGTGGTCGCGCCCGGCGCCGAACTGACGGTGCGCTCGGTCGCGGCGACGCTGGCGTTGCCCGGCCCTACGACGCCGCTGTCGTTCGCGCGGTGGCATCTCGAGGTCGGCAGCGGAGCAGCGCTGGATTTCGATCCCGAGCCGATGATCGTCGCGGGTTCGGCGCGGCACCACACCGTCACAACTATCCGGCTGGCCTCCGATGCCCGGCTGCGCATGCGGGAACGTGTCCAGATCGGACGCACCGGCGAGGACTCGGGCGAGTGGCGAGGAGACCTGGTGGCCGACGTCGGCGCGATCCCGCTGCTGCGCCATCGCCTCGCACTGGGCGCGGGCACACCGGCCGACGACGCGCTGTCCGCCCCGCGCGCCGTGGAGAGCGAACTCGTCTATCCAGACGGATGTGCAGCGGCGACAACCGGTTTGACGCAGACCCGGCTGCCGCTGGCGGCTGGTGGCAGCCTGTTCACCCGCACCGGGCCGTTGCTCGCCGTCTCCGAGTGA
- a CDS encoding NAD(P)/FAD-dependent oxidoreductase: MSSQTVGNGRHRVVVIGSGFGGLFGTKHLKRADVDVTLISKTSTHLFQPLLYQVATGILSVGEIAPATRLVLRKQKNAQVLMGEVTDIDLHNKTVTSRLLDKATATPFDSLIVATGAQQSYFGNDRFAIYAPGMKTIDDALELRGRILGAFEQAELATTQEERDRLLTFVIVGAGPTGVELAGQIAELSDRTLEGTFHNIDPRDARVVLIEGAGAVLGPMGPKLGGKAERRLTNMGVEIQLNAMVIDVDAFGVTVKDSDGTIRRIESACKVWSAGVQASPLGKMIAEQSDGTEIDRAGRVVVEPDLTVKGHPNVFVVGDLMSVPNVPGQAQGAIQGATYAAKQIKAGLSGQTPQERKPFKYFNKGSMATISRFSAVCQVGKLEFGGFIAWLAWLALHLYYLVGYRSRIITVIQWFVTFLGRSRGQMAATEQWVFARLALEAISTSDDQDAEQLAAALGTSTNSRVAVDKAHTDVKAG, translated from the coding sequence ATGAGCAGTCAGACTGTCGGGAACGGTCGTCACCGGGTGGTGGTGATCGGCTCGGGCTTCGGCGGCCTGTTCGGCACCAAGCACCTCAAGCGCGCCGACGTCGATGTCACGCTGATCTCGAAGACCTCGACCCACCTGTTCCAGCCGCTGCTCTACCAGGTCGCCACCGGCATCCTGTCGGTCGGCGAGATCGCGCCCGCCACCCGGCTCGTGCTGCGCAAGCAGAAGAACGCGCAGGTGCTTATGGGCGAGGTCACCGATATCGACCTGCACAACAAAACGGTGACCTCGCGCCTGCTCGACAAGGCCACGGCCACCCCGTTCGACAGTCTGATCGTCGCGACCGGCGCGCAGCAGTCCTACTTCGGCAACGACCGGTTCGCCATCTACGCGCCCGGCATGAAGACCATCGATGACGCGCTGGAGTTGCGCGGACGGATCCTCGGGGCGTTCGAGCAGGCCGAGCTGGCCACCACTCAGGAGGAGCGCGACCGGCTGCTGACCTTCGTCATCGTCGGCGCCGGCCCGACCGGCGTCGAGCTTGCCGGGCAGATCGCCGAGCTTTCCGACCGCACGCTGGAGGGCACCTTCCACAATATCGATCCGCGCGACGCGCGCGTGGTGCTGATCGAAGGCGCGGGCGCGGTGCTCGGGCCGATGGGCCCGAAGCTCGGCGGCAAAGCCGAACGACGATTGACGAACATGGGCGTGGAGATCCAGCTCAACGCGATGGTGATCGACGTCGACGCGTTCGGTGTCACGGTGAAGGACTCCGATGGCACCATCCGCCGCATCGAGTCGGCGTGCAAGGTCTGGTCGGCGGGCGTGCAGGCCAGCCCGCTGGGCAAGATGATCGCCGAGCAGTCCGACGGCACCGAGATCGACCGCGCGGGGCGGGTCGTGGTCGAGCCCGACTTGACCGTCAAGGGCCACCCGAACGTGTTCGTGGTCGGCGATCTGATGTCGGTGCCGAACGTGCCCGGTCAGGCGCAGGGCGCGATCCAGGGCGCGACTTACGCGGCCAAGCAGATCAAGGCAGGCCTGAGCGGCCAGACACCGCAGGAACGGAAACCGTTCAAGTACTTCAACAAGGGCAGCATGGCCACGATCTCGCGGTTCAGCGCCGTGTGCCAGGTGGGCAAGCTGGAGTTCGGCGGGTTCATCGCGTGGCTGGCCTGGCTGGCGCTACACCTGTACTACCTGGTCGGGTACCGCAGCCGGATCATCACCGTGATCCAGTGGTTCGTCACCTTCCTCGGCCGCAGCCGCGGACAGATGGCGGCCACCGAGCAGTGGGTGTTCGCGCGACTAGCCCTGGAGGCCATCAGTACCAGCGACGACCAGGACGCCGAACAGTTGGCCGCCGCACTCGGCACCTCCACCAACAGCAGGGTCGCGGTGGACAAGGCCCACACCGACGTCAAAGCGGGCTGA
- a CDS encoding cytochrome P450 — translation MVAGDRALGRQPSVQAESENVALIEAPHDHLIDRALGLLPERRQVLATPPRGSDTVAVRGDAGLPYLGRALHYMRWGPAEMMERYRRYGPVSLNTSLGVDRVLVAGPDALDEVLGHRRRDFGQGWDYFIGPFFRRGLLLLEFDEHKFHRRIMQQAFTRDRLEAHLAALTPVVRASIARWVPQRDNAERTVRLYPTIKELTLDIAGETFMAVDVGQRRRQLIDAFVDCTHAGLAIIRHSVPGGNWRAGLRGRKVLEEYFTAMLPQKRRAESPDFFSGLCHARSEDGGVFGDADVVNHMIFLIMAAHDTTTTTATAVAYYLGKHPDWQQRVRAEVLGMDERLGDGPPTIADLDGLRDLDLVVKESLRLMPPVPGLSRRAVRDTEIAGHYIPAGAPVDLAYQVNHLLPELWTHPERFDPERFGEQRREDKSHRLAWMPFGAGAHKCIGMHFGTFEVKTVTAALVREYEWHIPEKYRMPWGFTTIPFPRDGAPMTLRRRSAT, via the coding sequence ATGGTGGCCGGTGACCGCGCGCTCGGTCGACAGCCCAGCGTGCAGGCCGAATCGGAGAACGTCGCGCTGATCGAGGCCCCGCACGATCATCTGATCGACCGTGCGCTGGGGTTACTGCCGGAACGGCGGCAGGTGCTGGCCACGCCGCCGCGCGGCAGCGACACGGTCGCGGTGCGCGGCGATGCCGGATTGCCCTATCTGGGCCGGGCACTGCACTACATGCGCTGGGGTCCGGCCGAGATGATGGAACGTTACCGCCGCTACGGGCCGGTCTCGCTGAACACCTCGCTCGGCGTGGACCGGGTGCTGGTCGCAGGGCCGGACGCGCTCGACGAAGTGCTCGGTCACCGGCGCCGCGACTTCGGCCAGGGCTGGGACTATTTCATCGGTCCGTTCTTCCGGCGCGGACTGCTGCTCCTGGAATTCGACGAGCACAAATTCCACCGCCGGATCATGCAGCAGGCCTTCACCAGGGACCGGCTGGAAGCGCATTTGGCGGCGCTGACCCCGGTGGTGCGCGCGAGCATCGCGCGGTGGGTTCCGCAGCGGGACAACGCCGAACGCACCGTGCGGCTGTATCCGACGATCAAGGAACTGACCCTCGACATCGCTGGCGAGACCTTCATGGCCGTCGACGTCGGCCAGCGGCGCCGACAGCTCATCGACGCGTTCGTCGACTGCACCCACGCCGGGCTGGCCATCATCCGGCACTCGGTGCCCGGCGGAAACTGGCGGGCCGGGCTGCGCGGCCGGAAGGTGCTCGAGGAGTACTTCACCGCGATGCTGCCGCAGAAGCGCCGCGCCGAATCGCCGGACTTCTTCTCCGGGCTATGTCACGCACGCAGTGAAGACGGCGGTGTCTTCGGTGACGCGGACGTGGTGAACCACATGATCTTCCTGATCATGGCCGCGCACGACACTACGACGACCACCGCCACCGCGGTCGCCTACTACTTGGGCAAACATCCGGACTGGCAGCAGCGGGTGCGCGCCGAGGTACTCGGCATGGACGAACGGCTCGGCGACGGGCCGCCGACCATCGCGGATCTGGACGGACTGCGTGATCTGGACCTGGTCGTGAAGGAAAGCCTGCGATTGATGCCGCCGGTTCCGGGGTTGTCGCGTCGCGCTGTGCGCGACACCGAGATCGCCGGGCACTACATTCCGGCCGGCGCTCCGGTCGACCTCGCCTACCAGGTCAATCACCTGCTGCCGGAGTTATGGACCCACCCCGAGCGATTCGACCCCGAGCGGTTCGGCGAGCAGCGCCGCGAGGACAAGTCGCACCGCCTGGCCTGGATGCCGTTCGGCGCGGGCGCGCACAAGTGCATCGGGATGCACTTCGGCACGTTCGAAGTGAAGACGGTGACCGCCGCCCTGGTGCGTGAATACGAGTGGCACATCCCGGAGAAATACCGGATGCCCTGGGGATTCACCACGATTCCCTTCCCCAGGGACGGCGCACCCATGACGCTGCGCAGGCGCTCGGCCACCTGA
- a CDS encoding tat pathway signal sequence, protein MAASACVLAATAILAPSLPATLPIAGAAPLTHTQGCLAGFDCDMSSRIAAADAYLNSRPGVTGYVVRDRVSGGIYANAHAENAVWTASTIKLAIAADLLNRARVGAIALPPEDRGLLESMLATSNDGAADLLWTKYAGIDRMAFNNAFRANGMSTLVPQPTHTALFPDWSFQKCTAADLDRLMDHILNHMHPDDRNYLVDRMRAVDSNQHWGVWGAGAKMRPGLKNGWSSEEGGWVVNSVGFAGPGERYTLAIMTSLGDAAGYTEGADTDTKVAEMLLAGR, encoded by the coding sequence GTGGCCGCCTCCGCCTGTGTCCTCGCCGCCACGGCTATCCTCGCCCCCAGCCTGCCCGCCACGCTCCCGATCGCGGGTGCGGCACCGCTCACGCATACCCAGGGATGCCTGGCCGGTTTCGACTGCGATATGAGCAGTCGCATCGCCGCCGCCGACGCCTACCTCAACAGCCGCCCCGGTGTCACCGGCTACGTCGTGCGCGACCGGGTATCGGGCGGAATCTACGCCAACGCTCATGCGGAGAACGCCGTCTGGACCGCGTCCACGATCAAGCTCGCGATCGCCGCGGATCTGCTGAACCGCGCGCGGGTCGGCGCGATCGCGCTGCCTCCGGAAGACCGCGGCCTGCTGGAATCGATGCTGGCCACCTCGAACGACGGCGCCGCCGACCTGCTGTGGACCAAGTACGCGGGCATCGACCGGATGGCGTTCAACAATGCCTTCCGCGCGAACGGCATGTCCACGCTGGTGCCGCAGCCGACCCATACCGCGCTGTTCCCGGACTGGTCGTTCCAGAAGTGCACCGCCGCCGACCTCGACCGGCTGATGGACCACATTCTCAACCATATGCACCCCGACGACCGCAACTACCTGGTGGACCGGATGCGCGCGGTCGACTCCAACCAGCACTGGGGCGTATGGGGTGCGGGCGCGAAGATGCGGCCGGGCCTGAAGAACGGCTGGTCCTCCGAGGAAGGCGGATGGGTGGTCAACTCGGTCGGCTTCGCAGGACCGGGCGAGCGCTACACCCTGGCCATCATGACTTCGCTGGGTGACGCGGCCGGCTACACCGAGGGCGCCGACACGGATACCAAAGTCGCGGAGATGCTGCTCGCCGGACGCTGA
- the recC gene encoding exodeoxyribonuclease V subunit gamma, whose product MPLHIHRAEHADVLAQALAGMLASPPEDPFAAEVVAVPAKGVERWLTQTLSAVLGAGDAADGVCANVAFPSPAALVGEVLAAASGVAPEDDPWAHERVVWTLLRVIDASLSEPWCAVLARHLGARTVAGREHRVGRRYATAAQLVALFDSYGAQRPALITEWAAGRDTDGAGAAVPDDLLWQPMLWRSLRSEIGAPSPAERLDAACALLRAQPDLALLPPRLSLFGVTRLPSDQLAVLSALATARDIHLWLAHPSPVLWSRVRRMPAARTRVEDRSATAVSHPLLAGPARDVRELQQRLAELAATGTDTHHPVATDRTDSVAPDVNSPTTLLHALQAGIRDDRWPPVQAAAGADGTVQVHTCHGPARQVEVLRECLLGLFAADETLEPRDVLVMCPEVEAYAPLVRAAFGQRTPGSPEVQGDSEHPAHRLRVRLADRGRGVTNPLLAVIGVLLELADGRVTVTHVLDLAAAESVRRRCGFDDDDIERLREWAAESGARWGIGQRQREAFGLADFAQNTLNSAVDRILLGVTAGETSEDWLDLALPLDDVDSNDVDLAGRFAEFIDRLAVCLRDLRGPRPAREWTAVLGHALDLLTDVPDAQAWVRTEAKQELAAATEHADGVPLRLADVGVLLRSRLAARPTRANFRTGELTVCTMVPMRSVPHRVVVLLGLDDEVFPRASGADGDDVLARQPLLGERDPRSEDRQLLLDAVLAARDALLVFHTGADPVTGAYRPPAIPVAELLDVLRAHVGTAAMDAVVTRHALQDFDRRNFRADRPFSFDTVALAGAHAAGRPAQPRPPFLPAPLPAAETADVALADLISFAEHPVRAFLWQRLGLRVPEHEEDIAERLPIELDGLAKWEVGERLLAARLTGADPVGLRAAEWRRGTLPPFGFGAAVLDEVEHTVDRLVRAAQADYAGAARAVDIAVDLGNGRRLTGTVPEVRGETLVRTTFSRLAPKHRIGAWVSLLALAVTEDRSWRAVSTGRGQFGRPAWRCELAAPEMPAAREILRELVTLRDAGLTEPLPVAPTATAVYAERRFRGASTDDAIAAAEREFNGGPNGPGHFGDHTDRHLRYVWGSAPRLDDLMAAPAPAGGPGETTRFGELARRIWAPLLAQESQGQP is encoded by the coding sequence ATGCCGCTGCACATCCACCGTGCCGAGCACGCCGACGTCCTTGCCCAGGCGCTTGCCGGAATGCTGGCGTCGCCGCCGGAGGACCCGTTCGCGGCCGAGGTGGTCGCGGTGCCCGCCAAGGGCGTGGAGCGCTGGCTGACGCAGACGCTCTCAGCGGTTCTCGGGGCGGGCGACGCGGCCGACGGCGTCTGCGCGAACGTCGCCTTCCCGTCACCCGCCGCGCTGGTCGGGGAGGTGCTGGCCGCGGCGAGCGGGGTGGCCCCCGAGGACGACCCGTGGGCGCACGAGCGGGTGGTGTGGACGCTGCTGCGGGTGATCGATGCGTCGTTGTCGGAGCCGTGGTGCGCCGTGCTGGCCAGGCATCTGGGCGCGCGGACCGTGGCGGGCCGAGAGCACCGCGTGGGTCGGCGTTACGCGACCGCGGCCCAGCTGGTCGCGCTGTTCGACAGCTACGGCGCTCAGCGCCCCGCGCTGATCACCGAGTGGGCGGCGGGCCGGGACACCGACGGCGCCGGCGCCGCGGTGCCCGACGACCTGCTCTGGCAACCCATGCTGTGGCGCAGTCTGCGTTCCGAGATCGGGGCGCCGAGCCCGGCCGAGCGGCTGGACGCGGCCTGCGCGCTGTTGCGCGCGCAGCCGGATCTGGCCCTACTGCCCCCGCGGCTGTCGTTGTTCGGCGTGACCAGGCTTCCCAGCGATCAGCTCGCCGTGCTCTCGGCCCTGGCGACCGCCCGCGACATCCACCTCTGGCTCGCGCATCCGAGCCCGGTCCTCTGGTCGCGTGTACGTCGCATGCCAGCGGCGCGTACCCGCGTCGAGGATCGCAGCGCCACGGCCGTGTCGCATCCGCTGCTGGCCGGGCCGGCCCGTGACGTCCGGGAACTCCAGCAGCGGCTTGCCGAACTCGCCGCCACCGGCACCGACACACACCATCCCGTCGCCACGGATCGAACCGATAGCGTCGCGCCGGACGTGAATTCGCCAACGACATTGCTGCACGCGTTGCAGGCGGGCATCCGGGACGATCGATGGCCGCCGGTGCAGGCAGCCGCCGGCGCGGACGGCACCGTGCAGGTGCACACCTGCCACGGCCCCGCGCGGCAGGTCGAGGTGTTGCGAGAATGCCTGCTCGGGCTGTTCGCGGCCGATGAGACGCTGGAGCCACGCGACGTGCTGGTCATGTGTCCCGAGGTGGAGGCGTACGCGCCGCTGGTGCGGGCGGCGTTCGGACAGCGGACGCCCGGATCGCCGGAGGTGCAGGGTGATTCGGAGCATCCGGCGCACCGGCTGCGGGTGCGTCTTGCCGACCGGGGGCGTGGGGTGACCAACCCGCTGCTCGCCGTGATCGGGGTGCTGCTGGAGCTGGCCGACGGCAGGGTGACGGTGACCCACGTGCTCGACCTCGCTGCCGCCGAATCCGTCCGGCGCCGTTGCGGATTCGACGACGACGATATCGAACGGCTGCGCGAGTGGGCGGCCGAGTCGGGCGCGCGGTGGGGGATCGGGCAGCGCCAGCGCGAGGCGTTCGGGCTCGCCGACTTCGCCCAGAACACGCTCAACAGCGCGGTGGACCGGATTCTGCTCGGCGTCACCGCCGGCGAAACCTCCGAGGACTGGCTGGATCTCGCGCTGCCCTTGGATGACGTGGACAGCAACGACGTCGACTTGGCCGGACGCTTCGCGGAGTTCATCGATCGGCTCGCGGTGTGCCTGCGCGACCTGCGCGGTCCGCGGCCCGCGCGGGAGTGGACGGCGGTGCTTGGCCACGCGCTGGATCTGCTGACCGACGTGCCGGATGCCCAGGCGTGGGTGCGCACCGAGGCCAAGCAGGAGCTCGCCGCCGCCACCGAGCACGCGGACGGCGTGCCGTTGCGGCTGGCGGACGTCGGGGTGCTGCTGCGTTCGCGGCTGGCCGCGCGGCCGACCAGGGCCAACTTCCGGACCGGGGAGCTGACCGTCTGCACGATGGTGCCCATGCGATCGGTGCCGCACCGGGTGGTGGTGCTGCTCGGCCTCGACGACGAGGTGTTCCCGCGCGCGAGCGGCGCGGACGGTGACGACGTGCTGGCCAGGCAACCGCTGCTGGGCGAACGGGACCCGCGCAGCGAGGACCGGCAGTTGCTGCTGGACGCGGTCCTCGCGGCCCGTGACGCGCTGCTGGTGTTCCACACTGGCGCCGACCCCGTGACCGGGGCGTACCGACCGCCCGCCATCCCGGTCGCCGAGCTACTGGACGTACTGCGGGCTCATGTCGGCACCGCCGCGATGGACGCGGTGGTCACGCGGCATGCGCTGCAAGACTTCGACCGCCGCAATTTCCGGGCCGACCGCCCGTTCAGTTTCGACACGGTCGCGCTGGCCGGCGCGCACGCGGCCGGCCGGCCCGCACAGCCGCGTCCGCCGTTCCTGCCCGCGCCGCTGCCGGCCGCCGAAACGGCGGACGTGGCACTGGCCGACCTGATCTCGTTCGCCGAGCACCCGGTGCGCGCTTTCCTCTGGCAGCGCCTCGGCCTGCGCGTCCCGGAGCACGAGGAGGACATCGCCGAGCGGCTGCCCATCGAACTCGACGGTCTGGCCAAGTGGGAAGTGGGCGAGCGCCTCCTCGCCGCACGCCTGACCGGCGCGGACCCGGTGGGCCTGCGGGCGGCGGAATGGCGGCGCGGCACGTTGCCGCCCTTCGGTTTCGGCGCGGCCGTCCTCGACGAGGTCGAGCACACCGTGGACCGGTTGGTGCGCGCCGCACAGGCGGACTACGCGGGCGCCGCGCGTGCCGTGGACATCGCGGTGGATCTGGGCAACGGACGCAGGCTCACCGGCACCGTGCCGGAGGTGCGCGGTGAAACCCTGGTCCGCACCACTTTCTCCCGGCTCGCCCCGAAACATCGGATCGGCGCGTGGGTTTCGCTGCTGGCGCTGGCCGTGACCGAGGATAGGTCGTGGCGCGCGGTGAGCACCGGCCGTGGCCAATTCGGCCGTCCCGCATGGCGGTGCGAGCTCGCCGCGCCCGAGATGCCTGCGGCCAGGGAGATCCTGCGCGAGCTCGTCACCCTGCGCGACGCGGGGCTGACCGAACCGCTGCCGGTCGCGCCCACCGCCACCGCGGTTTACGCCGAGCGCCGCTTCCGCGGGGCGAGCACCGACGACGCGATCGCGGCGGCGGAACGTGAATTCAACGGCGGCCCCAATGGTCCCGGCCACTTCGGCGACCACACCGACCGCCATCTGCGCTACGTCTGGGGTTCGGCACCGCGGCTCGACGACCTCATGGCGGCGCCCGCCCCCGCGGGCGGGCCGGGGGAAACCACCCGCTTCGGCGAGCTGGCCCGGCGCATCTGGGCTCCGCTGCTGGCCCAGGAAAGCCAGGGGCAGCCGTGA